The proteins below come from a single Spiroplasma endosymbiont of Atherix ibis genomic window:
- a CDS encoding ATP-binding cassette domain-containing protein produces the protein MDGKSIFEEENLQRIAFFPDSNSVPLNMKLKDYVAYICAVNSIPKKEAKERANKIFKMLSLEPYINKKIKSLSAGWKKRAIMASVLVRTPEYIVFDEPTANVDVEAKLSFMNILHELSNIGVTILITSHILEELQEVANYVVFIRDGEVVLEKDFDNKKELISQLYKDVMAEKNNGEKLLKEIYSLNEGLVS, from the coding sequence TTTTTTTCCTGATTCAAATAGTGTCCCTTTAAATATGAAACTTAAAGATTATGTAGCATATATTTGTGCTGTTAACAGTATTCCTAAAAAAGAAGCTAAGGAAAGAGCAAATAAAATATTTAAGATGTTATCTTTAGAACCATATATTAATAAAAAAATTAAAAGTTTAAGTGCAGGTTGAAAAAAAAGAGCTATAATGGCAAGTGTTTTGGTAAGAACTCCTGAATATATAGTATTTGATGAACCAACAGCTAATGTTGACGTAGAAGCAAAATTGTCATTTATGAATATTCTTCATGAATTATCAAATATAGGAGTTACAATTTTAATTACAAGTCATATTCTTGAAGAACTTCAAGAAGTTGCAAATTATGTAGTTTTTATTCGTGATGGAGAGGTAGTTTTAGAAAAAGATTTTGATAATAAAAAAGAATTAATATCGCAACTTTATAAAGATGTAATGGCAGAAAAAAATAATGGTGAAAAACTTTTAAAAGAAATTTACAGTTTAAATGAAGGGTTGGTGAGTTAA